The Bacteroidia bacterium genomic interval TGCTTTGTAAACCGTATTCTCAGATCGCTGGGCGATAAATTCATATAAGAGCCCCAGCCCTAAAAGGACAGCGCCCATGATGAGGAAGTCTCCCAATTGCCAGTTGACCTCTTCGGTAAATTGCATGGCAATCAAGGGGATCGATAGAAGGCCTCCAATTCCGGCCAGCATCCATAAGATTCTTTTCCTTTGTACTAGCATATGTGTATAAATTTAGTACTCAAATTCTGTGATAAAAAGTACTTTGTATTGCAAAGTTAAAAGAATATTCCTTAAATCCAAGCAAGCTCTCTTGGAAGTATCTATCTGAGATGAAAGAATTTAGGGGGTAAATGCTTAGCTGGGAGGCTTATTCGTGGAGCTTACATTCTCGATTTTCCATCCTTCAGCTGTTTTTCTATATATAGCCGTCCATGCAAAATGGGTTTCTCCTTCTATTTCTTCTCCTGTCCCATTGTTATATCGGGTTCTGACAATTTTATCAACGATAGTATATGCCAAACTTCCGTCTTCTGAGAATTTTATGATAGGCTCATTCACATCATCCCATTTTACAAATTCGACAGAGGAGAAATAGGCATGATAGCGGGAAAGGGTTTCGGCTTTTTTGGGATGTGTAATTTCGCCTCGATTGACAGAGATGAAATTCTCCGACATCTGATTTACAAAGGCATTAGAATCTTTATTGAAATGGTAATCTCTTTGAAGATTATGCAATTTTAGAATTGCTGCTGTCTCTTTGAGCTCGTCAAAAGAAGTTTGGCTATTACATGCAAAGAGTAGAATACTTGCAATTATAAAGGAGAAAAGTAGGCTTAGTAGTTTTTTCATGTGATGGAGTTTTGTAATCCTACCTTCCCATACGAATTGCATCCATACTTGTTAGTTGAGCAATTCCAAATTTATGATATTCGATAGTTTATCATCATCCAGGCGTATTGATTTCCGACTTTTTAAATCAAATACCAAAAACTTTAGGAGCGACTCCGCCAAAATAATGTCTTGATCCGGATATTTCATGATTTGTTTCAGGCTCATTACTTTGGCATTCCTTTCCACAATTTCACCAAAGATCTCAATTTCTTCTCCTTCAAAACATTCTTTTAAATACCGATGATTGAATTCTAAATAAGCTACTCCTAAATCTATTTTGAATAATACAGCATCCCCTAATCCTATTTTCGGAAGAAAAACATCAGCGGCTGCATAGAATTTATCTATGTACTTGAGCGTATTCATGTGGCCGTAGAGGTCACAGTCTTCTTTGTTTATTCTGCCTACGTATGTTTTAATGAGTTTCATTGGTTTGATTTTATGTAGTGTTTCTTCTTTTCCCTTGATGGAAAAGAAGCAAAAAATCAAGCTGCTGCAAAGCCTGCGCACTGTCCGGCCCCCGCACCCGATGCAGCAGCCTGGCCCCGTCGCGCGAAAGGAAGGTGTTGGTGTGTTTGAGTGTTAGGGTGGGCGTGCATAGAATAGTTGCCCTTACAAGTACTAACCAGGCGCGTAGGCCCTGCAGAGCCCATAGGGAGCTGGGGCAGTGTGTGCGGTTGGCTTTGGGCTCTGCGATTTTTGACTCCATCTTTTTCTAAAAAAGATGGAAAAACAACCCTGAAAATTAATTAAAAATCATTATGCCCCAGGAGGTCCCATCAAATGAAATCCACCATCAACCGGTATAACCGTCCCATTCACATAAGCACCGGCAGGAGAAGATAAAAAGAGGGCTATTCCCCCCATATCACCAGGAGCACCAATACGACGCATCGGATTCATCTGCTCTACTTGCTGCTGAAATTTGTCCAGCATAAATTCAGTCATTTTACTAGGAAAAGGCCCAGGAGCAATTGCATTAACCGTGATGCCTTTGCCCGCAAATTTCATGGCCAGCACTTTACTCATATGATGTACGGCAGCTTTACTAAATGCATAAGGAACATTGTCCATACCCGGTACTCTGATTCCGTCTATAGAACCAATATTGATAATTCTTGCAGGATCTTCATTCGATGCACTTTCCTTGATCAATGGCATCAATGCCTGAGTCAGGTAGAAGACGGATTTAACATTAAGATCCATGACTTTGTCGTATCCATTTTCTGGAAACTGTTCAAAAGGAGCGCCCCAGGCAGCACCGGCGTTGTTGATAAGAACATCAAGTCGGGATTCACGATTGGACAATTCCTCAGATAGGAGCTGAATGCCTGCTTTGGTAGAGAGGTCAGCAGGAATGGCTGTACAAGATCCAATCTTTGATAGTTCGGCAGCTACCTCAGCACAAACGGCAGCCTTTCGAGAGGAGATATATACTTTAGCTCCGTTTTCAACAAAAGTACTGGCGATCATCAGACCGATTCCCCGGGAACCACCCGTTACCAAAACGACTTTGTCTTTTACAGAGAATAATTGATCGAGAAGTAGTTGGGACATATTATAATTGTATTAGAGGACTAATTGTGTGTTATCATTATGATGGAACCAAAATTACACTAATTTTGCTCAGGTTTATTCTGACTTTCGGAATAAGCCGAAAATATAGTTAGAAAGACATAACATCAGCATTTTGGCCACTGAAATCCTTATAAATATTGCTCGGGCTCTCTTTGGAATGATCGTTCTGATTGGCTTAGCTTACCTATTGTCAAATAATAGAGCAAAGATTGATTGGTCATTGGTCTGGAAAGGCCTGATGATACAGTTGGCTATAGGTCTGGCTATTCTGATTGGTGGTCCGGGCAAACAAGTCATGGAGGGGATCAATGCTGGCATCACTTCTTTGGTAAATATGTCGAGCGTAGGGTCTGAATTTATGTTCGGGACTTTTAAGATTGTTCCTGTAGCACTTTCTGTGAGTGCTACCATCATCTTTTTCTCCTCCTTTATGGCTATGCTCTTCTATTTTGGTGTGATACAGTTTGTGGTGAAATGGATGTCGAAAGGAATCATCAAGGTGCTTTCTGTCTCAGGAGCTGAAGCTCTGGCAGCCTGTGCCAATGTATTTATCGGCCAAACAGAGGCTCCTTTAGTCGTCAAACCTTACCTGCCAAAGATGACAAAATCTGAGTTGATGGCCATGATGGTAGGTGGAATGGCAACCATCAGCGGAGGCATGCTGGCTATTTATGTAAGTATCGGCGCAGATGCAGGACATTTGGTTGCTGCATCGATTATGGCGGCACCCGCTTCTTTGGTAGTTGCTAAAATCCTTTTTCCCGAAACGGAAGAACCAGAGACGAAAGGGCTAGTTAGCTCAAGCATCAAATTTGAGGATGTGAATGTATTTCAGGCTATGAGTAGAGGAGCAGTAGAAGGATTACAGCTTTCATTAAATGTAGTAGCTGTAATCGTTGCATTCGTCTCTATTGCCGCCTTATTTAATCTCTTTCTGGGATACTTACCAGAAGTTGCAGGAGCGCCCTTAAGTTTTGAGCGGATATTGGGATGGGTGTTTGCACCTCTCGCTTATGTGATCGGAGTTGATTTTGCAGATGCTTCTATAGTAGGAGGGATGCTGGGGAAAAAGATGTTCCTCAATGAGTTTTTGGCCTATCTGGATTTAGTTCCCTTGGAAGGCACCATTTCTGAACGCTCCTATATGATTACAACCTTTGCGCTCTGTGGTTTTGCCAATTTTGCTTCTATCGGAATTCAAATTGGAGGTATAGGTTCATTAGCCGAAAGCCGAAAAACGGAAATTGCCAAACTTAGCCTTAAGGCCATGTTTGGGGGAGCGATTGTGAGTTTACTCAATGCGAGTGTGGCGGGAATGTTTTTTATAGGAGGCTAAGTATTTTTTTCGAAACCTGGTGCAATACTTAAAGTCTATCCCATAGATAAAATTTTGATGACCTGTTTTGAGAATTTGCCAGGTCCATTTTTATTTTCCTTCTTTAGCGGGAACCAGGGAACTTATCCCCCAAAATATAAGTAAGGCCCAGGGAAATCCATGGAGAACTACGTCCCACCAATCCATGAGTCCCATTCCTTCAGCACCGCCTGCGATCCATTTTAGTTTCCCCCAGATATGAGGCTCCGGACTGAAAGGAGCCAGGCCCAAAGTGAGGCAGAGGAGTAGTATGATGCGGATATCTTTGATAGATTTCATGTGAGTAAATTAGAAAAAAGCCTGAATTATATAAGAAAATCCAGGCTTTAAATCCGTACAATATGTCTTCTTATACAAGACTGTTTACTGATCGCCAACTTCCACCGTTGATACAATCAATGCCTTTAGATTTTAGAAATTTTACTGCTTGTCCACTTCGGTTACCGGAGGCACAACAAAGAACTGGAGCCTTATCCAGTTTTTTGATATTATCCATATATCGTTCAAGATCCTGCAAAGGATAATTCACAGATCCAGCTACATGCCCTCCCTGAAATTCTCCTACGGTTCTCACATCGATAACACTTGAACCATTCTGAAGCATTTCCTTTACTTTGTCGCTTTGCTGAAAATTGCCAAATATAGAATCTAAAATTCCCATGATCTTTGTTTTTAGTTTAGTGAAAGAGTCTTTTTCTCCCTTTCTAATACAAGGATCGGGAATTAGTTTGAGACCTTCCGTTACTTGAGTTACATAAGGGGGACTTAGTTGATCATTTCCAGAAATTCGATTCGATTTCTATGTTGCCGAATCTTTCCATCTATTTCCAGTTTTTTCATCAGGCGAGAAATAACAACCCGGGAGGAATGCAGATCATTGGCGATTTCTAAATGGGGGACATGCAAATCCGGATTCCCGTTTACCATGACTTTATTTTTTAGGTATTTATAAAGCCTTTCTTCCATATTCTCGAATGCAAGGGTGTCAACGGCTTTCAACATTTCCCCTAATCTCTCATGATAACTTTGTAGAATAAAATTGCGCCAACTTTTAAAGCTGACCATCCATTCCTCTAGTTTTTCTGCCGGGATAAAGACCAATTGACAATCGGTTTCGCAGGTTGCGCGGATGGTACTATTACTGGCTTTAGAACAACAGTTTAAGGTAACTGCACAGGTGTCACCCAATTCGAGGTAATATAAGAGTAACTCATTTCCCTCCTTATCTTCTGTCATGATCTTGATGGAGCCAGAAAGAATAAGGGGGATATACTCTATCTTTTGACCCAGATCAATAAGCATATCTCCCGCTGAGAAATTTCCCAGCTTTCCACTTAAACAGATCTCTTCAATCAATGCTTCCTCAAAAATAAAGGAGAATTTCTCCGAGAGCATTTTCATGAAATCCTTCTCAGATCGCTCTTGCTGCATAACTTAATTTGCGAAAAATTCCTGAGTTTTTCCTAGGATTCCTGAGCATGAATAGCAGCAATACCCACCATATCAATGATTTGTCTCACACTAGCTCCCAACTGAAGGATATGAACCGGTTTTTTCATGCCTAAAAGAACCGGGCCAATGATATCCATTTCCGCAGCTGTATTCAGAAGGTTGTAGCTGATGTTAGCAGAGGAAAGATTGGGGAAAATGAGAACATTTGCACTATGTCCTGCCAGTTTTGAAAAGGGATAAAACTGTTCTAAGCCCTCTTTATTCAAGGCCAAATGTGCCTGCATTTCTCCATCAGCCAACCAGTCCGGATGTCTTTGGTGAAGGATTCTTGTTGCTTCCCGCATCAGCATAGCTGATTCACCATACGGAACCGATCCAAAGTTTGAATAGGTAACAAAAGCTATACGAGGCTCTATATTAAATGCCCGAACCTGCTCGGCTACCAATTCGGCGATGCTGGCAATGTCCTCTGCATCGAGGTGATGATTGACCGTGGTATCTGCCAGGAACAAAGGACCTGACTTGGTCATGAGGATGTGGGTAGAAGCCACCTTTTTGACTCCTTCCTTCGCTCCGATGATTTGAAGTGCAGGCCTGACAGTATAGGGATATTTTTTTGTCAATCCCCCGATCATCGCATCTGCATCATTCATCTCCACCATCATAGCTCCATAATAGCTATTGCGGACCATGATATCCTGTGAGTCTCTGACCGTAACTCCCTTTCTTTTCCGCTTTTCATAAAACTTCTGCATATAGCCTTTGAGGGTTTCTTCCTCGGCTTCATTGGCAGGAGCTTTAGGATTGATAATTCGAACTCCGGGAAGGCTAAGTTTTTGTTCTGCCAAAATCCGTTCGATCACAGCCGGACGTCCAATAAGGATAGGATGTGCTATTTTTTCTTCTAATACTACCTGAGCTGCTTTCAGAACAGAAACATCTTCCGCATCTGCAAAGACCACACGTTTTACGTCCTGTTTGGCTTTGGTCTCAATGATCTTGGAAAGGCTTCTGTCCAGTCCAAGTCTTTTGGATAATTCGTCCTCATAGGTTTCCCAGTTTTTGATGGGATGTTTAGCCACTTTTGAATCCATGGCTGCTTTGGCAACAGCAGGAGCCACTGTGGTAATCAAACGTGGATCGACCGGTTTAGGAATTATATAGTTTTTGCCAAAACTGAGGTTTACATTGTTGTATGCCATGTTTACGATATCCGGGACCGGTTTTTTTGCCAGTTCCGCCAGGGCATAAACAGCTGCGCACTTCATTTCTTCATTGATCTCAGTAGCTCCGACATCCAAAGCGCCTCTGAAAATGAAGGGGAAGCCCAAAACATTATTGACCTGATTGGGATAGTCTGAGCGACCCGTCGCCATGATGCAATCTGGCCGGGCATCTTTCGCATCTTCATAGCTGATTTCAGGTGTTGGATTGGCCATGGCAAAGATCACAGGTTGATCCCCCATAGATCGAACCATGTCTTTACTCAAAACATTTCCCCTTGAAAGTCCTATAAATACATCTGCATCTTTCAGGATATCTTCGAGTGAAGTGTCAGCTGAAACCGAATTATTGATAAACTCAGGTTTCTTTCCATTTAGGTTGTCCCTGTCTCCATGGATCAAGCCTTTGCTGTCATACATAAAGACATTTTCCTTTTTCGCTCCCAGCGAAACATAGATACGGGTACAGGATATAGCTGAAGCTCCTGCTCCATTTACCACAATTTTCACATCTGCTATATTCTTCCCAACAATCTCCAGTGCATTGAGGAGGGCAGCTCCACTGATGATGGCAGTCCCATGCTGATCATCATGCATGACTGGGATATTCAATTCTTTTTTCAGCCGTTCTTCAATTTCGAAACAGGCGGGAGCGGAAATATCTTCCAGGTTTACCCCACCGAAAGTAGGTTCAAGAATCTTTACAGTTCGGAT includes:
- a CDS encoding SDR family oxidoreductase, with the translated sequence MSQLLLDQLFSVKDKVVLVTGGSRGIGLMIASTFVENGAKVYISSRKAAVCAEVAAELSKIGSCTAIPADLSTKAGIQLLSEELSNRESRLDVLINNAGAAWGAPFEQFPENGYDKVMDLNVKSVFYLTQALMPLIKESASNEDPARIINIGSIDGIRVPGMDNVPYAFSKAAVHHMSKVLAMKFAGKGITVNAIAPGPFPSKMTEFMLDKFQQQVEQMNPMRRIGAPGDMGGIALFLSSPAGAYVNGTVIPVDGGFHLMGPPGA
- a CDS encoding rhodanese-like domain-containing protein, which produces MGILDSIFGNFQQSDKVKEMLQNGSSVIDVRTVGEFQGGHVAGSVNYPLQDLERYMDNIKKLDKAPVLCCASGNRSGQAVKFLKSKGIDCINGGSWRSVNSLV
- a CDS encoding Crp/Fnr family transcriptional regulator produces the protein MQQERSEKDFMKMLSEKFSFIFEEALIEEICLSGKLGNFSAGDMLIDLGQKIEYIPLILSGSIKIMTEDKEGNELLLYYLELGDTCAVTLNCCSKASNSTIRATCETDCQLVFIPAEKLEEWMVSFKSWRNFILQSYHERLGEMLKAVDTLAFENMEERLYKYLKNKVMVNGNPDLHVPHLEIANDLHSSRVVISRLMKKLEIDGKIRQHRNRIEFLEMIN
- a CDS encoding thioesterase family protein, with amino-acid sequence MKLIKTYVGRINKEDCDLYGHMNTLKYIDKFYAAADVFLPKIGLGDAVLFKIDLGVAYLEFNHRYLKECFEGEEIEIFGEIVERNAKVMSLKQIMKYPDQDIILAESLLKFLVFDLKSRKSIRLDDDKLSNIINLELLN
- a CDS encoding nuclear transport factor 2 family protein, which translates into the protein MKKLLSLLFSFIIASILLFACNSQTSFDELKETAAILKLHNLQRDYHFNKDSNAFVNQMSENFISVNRGEITHPKKAETLSRYHAYFSSVEFVKWDDVNEPIIKFSEDGSLAYTIVDKIVRTRYNNGTGEEIEGETHFAWTAIYRKTAEGWKIENVSSTNKPPS
- a CDS encoding NADP-dependent malic enzyme — translated: MSKKSLREEALKYHSDGRPGKIEVIPTKATSNQRDLSLAYSPGVADPCLAIHENADDAYRYTAKGNLVAVISNGTAVLGLGDIGALASKPVMEGKGLLFKIYADIDCFDLELDTKNVDEFIRTVKILEPTFGGVNLEDISAPACFEIEERLKKELNIPVMHDDQHGTAIISGAALLNALEIVGKNIADVKIVVNGAGASAISCTRIYVSLGAKKENVFMYDSKGLIHGDRDNLNGKKPEFINNSVSADTSLEDILKDADVFIGLSRGNVLSKDMVRSMGDQPVIFAMANPTPEISYEDAKDARPDCIMATGRSDYPNQVNNVLGFPFIFRGALDVGATEINEEMKCAAVYALAELAKKPVPDIVNMAYNNVNLSFGKNYIIPKPVDPRLITTVAPAVAKAAMDSKVAKHPIKNWETYEDELSKRLGLDRSLSKIIETKAKQDVKRVVFADAEDVSVLKAAQVVLEEKIAHPILIGRPAVIERILAEQKLSLPGVRIINPKAPANEAEEETLKGYMQKFYEKRKRKGVTVRDSQDIMVRNSYYGAMMVEMNDADAMIGGLTKKYPYTVRPALQIIGAKEGVKKVASTHILMTKSGPLFLADTTVNHHLDAEDIASIAELVAEQVRAFNIEPRIAFVTYSNFGSVPYGESAMLMREATRILHQRHPDWLADGEMQAHLALNKEGLEQFYPFSKLAGHSANVLIFPNLSSANISYNLLNTAAEMDIIGPVLLGMKKPVHILQLGASVRQIIDMVGIAAIHAQES
- a CDS encoding nucleoside transporter C-terminal domain-containing protein encodes the protein MATEILINIARALFGMIVLIGLAYLLSNNRAKIDWSLVWKGLMIQLAIGLAILIGGPGKQVMEGINAGITSLVNMSSVGSEFMFGTFKIVPVALSVSATIIFFSSFMAMLFYFGVIQFVVKWMSKGIIKVLSVSGAEALAACANVFIGQTEAPLVVKPYLPKMTKSELMAMMVGGMATISGGMLAIYVSIGADAGHLVAASIMAAPASLVVAKILFPETEEPETKGLVSSSIKFEDVNVFQAMSRGAVEGLQLSLNVVAVIVAFVSIAALFNLFLGYLPEVAGAPLSFERILGWVFAPLAYVIGVDFADASIVGGMLGKKMFLNEFLAYLDLVPLEGTISERSYMITTFALCGFANFASIGIQIGGIGSLAESRKTEIAKLSLKAMFGGAIVSLLNASVAGMFFIGG